The proteins below are encoded in one region of Syntrophorhabdaceae bacterium:
- a CDS encoding YfcE family phosphodiesterase, protein MSDTHLRQVSHELKELLRTSLYGIDMLIHAGDMTTTPVFEFLEAWNLKAVRGNMDDYELGQMLPQKRIEVIQGKRFGIIHGYGSPQGIEKRVMAEFGNEIDIIIFGHSHVPAKIEMDGIILFNPGSFRDSGTAGIIEISHEIILRFVSVR, encoded by the coding sequence TTGTCAGATACTCATCTTCGCCAAGTAAGCCATGAACTAAAGGAACTATTAAGAACAAGCCTTTACGGTATAGATATGCTCATCCATGCAGGAGATATGACCACAACCCCTGTATTCGAATTCCTTGAGGCCTGGAATTTAAAGGCAGTTAGAGGCAATATGGATGATTATGAACTGGGTCAAATGCTGCCGCAGAAGAGAATAGAGGTCATACAGGGAAAGAGATTTGGCATCATACATGGCTATGGCTCACCACAGGGCATAGAAAAGAGGGTAATGGCAGAGTTTGGCAATGAAATAGATATCATTATTTTCGGTCACTCCCATGTCCCGGCAAAGATAGAAATGGATGGTATTATCCTTTTTAACCCTGGTTCATTCAGGGATAGCGGGACAGCAGGCATCATAGAAATCAGTCATGAGATTATCCTCAGATTTGTATCTGTAAGATGA
- the rlmB gene encoding 23S rRNA (guanosine(2251)-2'-O)-methyltransferase RlmB: protein MPYLKNRNDIINLIENHPHRIRRLWIETGFESQYDRFIKKAKQEGISFRIIPKEAFSRRFRDAGAHICLEIEEYTFEDPDRFLKELKSSNKTPFLGAFDGIYDPQNLGNIIRSAACFGIHGLIVPKDRACSITDAVIRVSKGGLEYVKMVRVTNLVRYLEELKNAGIFCYCLDEGAEKSLSDIDLLIPICLVFGSEEGLRRLTRERCDETVRIPTLKGFASLNVATCFAISAYEVLRQRAFK from the coding sequence ATGCCTTATCTGAAAAACAGAAATGATATTATTAATCTCATAGAAAACCATCCTCATAGGATAAGAAGATTATGGATAGAGACAGGTTTTGAGAGCCAGTATGATAGATTTATAAAAAAGGCAAAACAAGAGGGTATTTCATTCAGGATAATCCCTAAGGAGGCATTCTCAAGGAGATTCAGAGATGCAGGTGCCCATATTTGCCTTGAAATTGAAGAATACACCTTTGAGGACCCTGACAGATTTCTTAAAGAACTCAAGAGTTCCAACAAAACACCATTTCTCGGCGCCTTTGATGGTATCTATGACCCCCAGAATCTTGGAAATATAATAAGGTCTGCTGCGTGCTTTGGTATCCATGGTTTGATAGTCCCTAAGGACAGAGCGTGCAGCATAACAGATGCTGTTATAAGGGTTTCAAAAGGAGGTCTCGAATACGTAAAGATGGTGCGAGTTACAAACCTTGTTAGGTATTTAGAGGAACTTAAAAATGCAGGCATATTCTGTTATTGTCTCGATGAAGGGGCAGAAAAAAGCCTATCTGATATAGATCTCCTAATACCTATATGTCTTGTTTTTGGCAGTGAAGAAGGGCTAAGGAGACTTACAAGGGAAAGATGCGATGAGACCGTGAGAATACCCACATTAAAAGGATTTGCATCCTTGAATGTAGCCACCTGTTTTGCCATATCTGCATATGAGGTGCTGCGACAGAGGGCTTTTAAATGA